In one window of Ruminococcus albus AD2013 DNA:
- a CDS encoding immunity 42 family protein, translated as MFIGDVKFPCDFGFFIERIPEWEDGTIKNGFMFMMMNSELYPKNVRTTTLSTELYDLLADNSAMKKPVIDRELYHRDSKTLFTVMAERTHGKDYDALYDLSFLIPFQEITDERWNIFIISDGDNIKIMAGRWQDDKLLYHDEIEMSAQKYFDTIAELVKFYHTF; from the coding sequence ATGTTCATCGGTGATGTAAAATTTCCCTGCGATTTCGGTTTTTTCATTGAACGTATACCCGAATGGGAAGACGGCACTATCAAAAACGGCTTCATGTTCATGATGATGAACAGTGAACTTTATCCCAAAAATGTAAGAACAACAACTCTCAGCACTGAATTATATGATCTTCTGGCAGATAATTCAGCTATGAAAAAGCCCGTGATAGACAGAGAACTCTATCACCGTGACAGTAAAACACTTTTCACCGTAATGGCTGAACGTACCCACGGTAAAGACTACGACGCTTTGTACGACCTTTCTTTTCTTATCCCCTTTCAGGAGATAACCGATGAGAGGTGGAATATTTTCATAATATCCGACGGCGATAACATAAAGATCATGGCAGGCAGATGGCAGGACGATAAACTTTTATACCACGACGAGATCGAAATGTCCGCCCAAAAGTATTTTGATACGATAGCTGAACTTGTAAAATTTTATCATACATTTTGA
- a CDS encoding YaiI/YqxD family protein has protein sequence MRIFIDADGCPVVRLTLDTAKKHHIPVTIVCDTAHEFSRYDAEVITVDKGADSADFALVNLMNKGDIAITQDYGLAAMCLAKKAYAINQNGLVYNSDNIDSLLMSRHIAKKLKRSGKHLKGPAKRTSDNDKEFEAELEKLITETLGKDG, from the coding sequence ATGCGTATCTTCATTGATGCAGACGGCTGTCCCGTAGTTCGACTTACTCTCGATACAGCGAAAAAGCACCATATCCCCGTAACGATAGTCTGCGATACAGCCCACGAATTTTCAAGGTATGATGCAGAGGTCATTACCGTTGACAAAGGTGCCGACAGCGCCGACTTCGCACTTGTAAACCTTATGAACAAAGGCGACATCGCCATAACTCAGGATTACGGTCTGGCTGCGATGTGTCTGGCTAAAAAGGCTTATGCCATAAACCAGAACGGACTTGTGTATAACAGTGATAATATCGACTCCCTGCTGATGTCAAGGCATATCGCAAAAAAACTCAAAAGAAGCGGCAAACACCTGAAAGGTCCGGCAAAGCGCACAAGCGATAACGACAAGGAATTCGAGGCGGAACTTGAAAAGCTGATCACAGAAACGCTCGGAAAGGACGGATAA
- a CDS encoding hydrolase has protein sequence MANPEGNKARFVEIYNEKITRKGADKLLTYLLSENSDFFTAPASTKYHSAYEGGLCEHSLNVYDCLKDYLERARVKDVYGMDYPDESIAIVALLHDICKVNLYRVSTRNKKNDVTGQWEKVPYYEYHDTLPYGHGEKSVYIVSSYMRLTREEAMAIRWHMGFSGEENVNTIGQALGMFPLAVATHIADMEATFYLEGEESN, from the coding sequence ATGGCAAATCCAGAAGGAAACAAAGCGAGGTTCGTTGAGATATACAATGAAAAGATCACAAGAAAAGGCGCAGACAAGCTGCTAACCTATCTTTTGAGTGAAAACAGCGACTTCTTCACAGCACCTGCTTCGACCAAATATCACAGCGCCTACGAGGGCGGACTGTGTGAACACAGCCTGAATGTTTACGACTGTCTGAAAGATTATCTTGAAAGGGCGAGGGTCAAGGACGTTTACGGCATGGACTATCCCGATGAAAGCATAGCGATAGTCGCACTTCTGCACGACATCTGCAAAGTAAACCTTTATAGGGTAAGCACCCGCAACAAAAAGAACGATGTAACCGGTCAGTGGGAGAAAGTCCCCTACTATGAGTATCACGACACTCTCCCGTACGGACACGGAGAAAAATCCGTTTACATAGTCAGCAGCTATATGAGACTTACCCGCGAGGAAGCTATGGCGATACGCTGGCATATGGGCTTTTCTGGCGAAGAAAACGTAAATACTATCGGTCAGGCACTTGGGATGTTCCCTTTGGCTGTAGCTACACATATCGCTGATATGGAAGCGACTTTCTACCTAGAGGGCGAGGAAAGCAACTGA
- a CDS encoding HAD family hydrolase — MKDYKAYIFDFDLTLADSSKGILECFRHTLKHFGYKVPDDKAIYNTIGLTLQDAFDILTDTPMNPKRDEMRKVYVEKANEVMSAHTYFYKDTLPILEKLRANYIKTAIVSTKMRYRIVESFEVQLGVHPYDVIVGLEDVSAPKPAPQGIEKAIEILGVTKDEVLYVGDSYIDAETAVNAGVDFAAVTTGPTDRETFMRYPNIAIGSSLTEALPEL, encoded by the coding sequence ATGAAAGATTACAAGGCTTATATTTTTGATTTTGACCTGACCCTTGCTGATTCTTCAAAGGGAATACTTGAGTGTTTCAGACATACGCTGAAACATTTCGGCTATAAAGTTCCCGATGATAAAGCGATATACAACACCATCGGTCTTACTTTGCAGGATGCATTCGATATCCTTACCGACACTCCTATGAACCCGAAACGCGATGAAATGAGAAAGGTGTATGTGGAAAAGGCAAACGAAGTGATGTCGGCTCATACATATTTTTACAAGGATACATTGCCGATACTTGAAAAGCTTCGGGCGAACTATATCAAGACTGCCATTGTATCCACAAAGATGAGATACAGGATAGTTGAATCCTTTGAAGTTCAGCTTGGTGTACATCCTTACGATGTCATTGTTGGGCTTGAGGACGTATCTGCACCTAAGCCTGCCCCCCAGGGGATAGAAAAAGCTATTGAGATACTCGGTGTTACGAAAGACGAAGTCTTATATGTTGGTGACAGCTATATAGATGCCGAAACAGCAGTAAATGCGGGTGTAGACTTCGCTGCTGTGACCACAGGTCCGACAGACAGGGAGACCTTTATGCGCTATCCGAATATCGCCATAGGCAGCAGTCTGACGGAGGCACTTCCTGAATTGTGA
- a CDS encoding YicC/YloC family endoribonuclease, translating into MVKSMTGFGREHIVAEGREIIVEIRSVNHRYYEFTSRTPRAYGYLDEKLKSFLKSGISRGKVEVSVSIYNQEGTDAEIELNKSVAKGYLDALRGAADELNLSDDLTLANIMKLPDIFTVVKKTEDEEVIWAQVKGVAQVALDRFVEMRETEGKKMYDDVSSRLDFIEKTVGEIEEHQPSVAKSYSDRLYDKITETLNSVGLDNIDKQRILTEVAIFADKVAIDEETVRLRSHISQFRDLIASDEPVGRKLDFLVQEVNREVNTIGSKANDLTITKKVVDLKAEIEKIREQIQNIE; encoded by the coding sequence ATGGTAAAAAGTATGACAGGCTTCGGCAGAGAACATATCGTTGCCGAGGGCAGAGAGATCATTGTTGAGATCCGTTCGGTTAATCACAGATACTACGAATTCACCTCCAGGACTCCCCGCGCTTACGGATACCTTGACGAAAAGCTCAAGTCTTTTCTGAAAAGCGGCATATCAAGGGGCAAAGTGGAGGTCTCTGTATCTATCTACAATCAGGAGGGTACAGATGCCGAGATCGAACTGAACAAGTCGGTTGCTAAGGGTTATCTTGACGCACTGAGAGGTGCTGCGGATGAACTTAACCTCAGCGACGATCTTACTCTTGCAAATATCATGAAGCTCCCCGATATATTCACCGTGGTAAAGAAGACCGAGGATGAAGAAGTTATCTGGGCGCAGGTAAAAGGTGTTGCGCAGGTGGCTCTTGACAGATTTGTTGAGATGCGTGAGACCGAGGGTAAAAAGATGTATGACGATGTCAGCTCACGTCTTGATTTCATCGAAAAGACTGTGGGTGAAATTGAAGAACATCAGCCATCTGTGGCAAAAAGTTACAGTGACAGACTTTATGACAAGATAACCGAGACACTTAACAGTGTTGGTCTTGATAATATCGACAAACAGCGTATACTCACCGAAGTTGCTATATTTGCCGATAAGGTAGCTATCGATGAGGAGACCGTAAGACTGAGAAGCCATATCTCTCAGTTCAGAGATCTTATTGCTTCTGATGAACCTGTTGGCAGAAAGCTGGATTTCCTCGTACAGGAAGTCAACAGAGAAGTCAACACCATCGGTTCAAAGGCTAACGACCTTACTATCACAAAGAAAGTCGTTGACCTCAAAGCTGAGATAGAAAAGATAAGAGAGCAGATACAGAACATCGAATAA